A single genomic interval of Salinarchaeum sp. IM2453 harbors:
- a CDS encoding ABC transporter ATP-binding protein, with protein MSLAVSNLAAGYGETPIIREVNCTIESGEIVGIIGKNGVGKTTLLKTIMGLLSPDQGSVLLHDEEITSMSADDIAKRGVGYVPQGRDVFSGLSVEENLLIGTSVGAGDTTLYDRVYEYFPILEERADQDAETLSGGQQQMLAIGRALVGNPDIMIVDEPSEGVQPSIVQSISDNLRQINTEIDTTILFVEQNLSVIQTLADRCYAMEKGTIVEEIPRAELDNTDRLRQHLVV; from the coding sequence ATGAGCCTTGCTGTCTCAAATCTTGCTGCAGGCTACGGAGAAACCCCGATTATTCGGGAGGTGAATTGTACAATTGAGTCGGGAGAAATCGTCGGTATTATCGGGAAAAACGGTGTCGGAAAAACCACGCTGCTGAAGACGATTATGGGACTTCTGTCACCAGACCAAGGATCTGTTTTGCTCCATGACGAGGAGATAACCAGTATGTCGGCAGATGATATTGCCAAACGAGGCGTAGGATATGTCCCACAAGGCAGAGATGTTTTTTCTGGGCTATCTGTTGAAGAAAACCTCCTGATTGGAACTTCGGTCGGGGCTGGTGATACGACGCTCTATGATCGGGTGTACGAATACTTCCCGATCCTCGAGGAACGCGCGGATCAAGACGCTGAAACGCTCAGTGGTGGACAACAACAGATGCTCGCGATTGGTCGAGCGCTCGTTGGCAATCCTGACATTATGATTGTTGATGAACCATCTGAAGGTGTCCAGCCGTCGATTGTTCAATCTATCAGTGATAACCTTCGGCAGATCAATACTGAGATCGACACGACCATCTTGTTTGTCGAACAAAACTTGTCTGTCATTCAGACACTCGCAGATCGATGTTACGCGATGGAGAAGGGAACAATTGTAGAAGAGATTCCACGAGCTGAGCTTGATAATACTGATCGGCTTAGGCAGCACCTTGTTGTCTAA
- a CDS encoding urease subunit beta: MTNFIPGEVILADDPIEINAGRKTITLTVENTGDRPIQVGSHFHFFEVNPALAFDRTKALGYRLNIPAGTAVRFEPGQQQDVTLVSIGGNRIIRGMAGLVDGPVDDPDVREQAIERAREQGYFAHHRDQEAEK, encoded by the coding sequence GTGACTAATTTTATACCTGGTGAAGTGATCCTTGCAGATGATCCTATAGAGATCAATGCAGGGAGAAAAACAATTACACTGACTGTTGAGAATACCGGTGACCGCCCTATTCAGGTCGGGTCACACTTTCATTTCTTTGAGGTCAATCCTGCACTAGCGTTTGATCGTACGAAGGCACTGGGATATCGACTTAATATACCGGCAGGCACAGCAGTTCGGTTTGAGCCGGGACAACAGCAAGACGTGACACTGGTTTCTATTGGCGGAAATCGGATAATCAGAGGCATGGCAGGGCTGGTCGACGGACCGGTTGATGACCCAGATGTTCGAGAACAAGCAATTGAACGGGCACGTGAACAGGGCTATTTTGCACACCATCGTGATCAGGAGGCTGAGAAATGA
- the ureC gene encoding urease subunit alpha: MSRRLNRSEYTDLYGATVGDQIRLGDTALLAEIEADHTVPGEEAVFGGGKTMRDGMGMQPTTTQSDGALDWVFTNVVVIDPVLGIEKGDLGVRDGQIVGFGKAGNPDTMDDVDMVIGPSTDTVPADGLIATAGALDIHVHFNSPQLVDHALSSGITTMFGGGFGGGATTCTPGPRNIRRFYQATDDWPVNVGFYGKGNSSAKPAITEQIEAGVVGLKLHEDWGSTPAAIDTCLEVADEMDVQVAIHTDTLNESGFVEETFDAIDGRTIHTFHIEGAGGGHAPDVMELIKYDHMLPSSTNPSMPYTTNTFDEHLDMVMVCHHLDPNIPEDVAFAESRIRSETIAAEDVLHDMGAISMMTSDSQAMGRQGEVISRTWQTASKMKQQRGELDSDGAGDNHRIKRYVAKYTINPARVAGIDTYVGSLEPGKLADIVLWDPGFFGIKPDTVFKGGFPVHSEMGEANGSLMTCEPIMQRKRAGAYGRARNALSMAFVSQRAHDRGIGDVYQLESMVMPVNGTRDVSKDDMAYNDFQPENIDIDPQTFEVAVDGEPVTCEPADDIPLAQRYFL; this comes from the coding sequence ATGAGTCGTCGTCTCAATCGATCAGAATACACGGACTTGTATGGAGCAACAGTTGGCGACCAAATCCGTCTTGGTGACACAGCACTGCTCGCTGAGATTGAAGCAGACCACACTGTACCAGGTGAGGAAGCTGTCTTTGGCGGAGGGAAGACAATGCGCGACGGGATGGGTATGCAACCGACGACAACACAGAGTGATGGCGCGCTTGACTGGGTATTTACCAATGTTGTCGTGATTGATCCAGTGCTGGGCATCGAAAAGGGAGACCTAGGTGTTCGTGATGGACAGATTGTCGGATTTGGAAAGGCAGGCAATCCTGACACAATGGATGACGTCGACATGGTTATCGGGCCCAGCACAGACACCGTACCTGCTGATGGATTAATTGCAACAGCCGGTGCCCTCGACATCCATGTGCATTTTAATAGTCCACAATTGGTCGATCATGCACTATCCAGTGGTATTACAACGATGTTTGGTGGTGGCTTTGGTGGCGGAGCAACAACCTGTACGCCAGGGCCGCGGAATATCCGTCGGTTTTACCAGGCAACAGATGACTGGCCAGTCAACGTTGGATTCTATGGTAAGGGCAACTCCAGCGCAAAACCAGCGATCACTGAACAAATTGAGGCGGGCGTTGTCGGACTGAAATTGCATGAGGACTGGGGATCAACACCAGCCGCGATTGATACCTGTCTTGAGGTTGCCGACGAGATGGACGTGCAAGTAGCAATTCATACTGATACACTGAACGAGTCCGGGTTTGTTGAAGAAACATTTGACGCAATTGACGGCCGGACAATTCACACGTTCCATATCGAAGGGGCTGGTGGGGGACATGCTCCAGATGTAATGGAACTAATCAAGTATGACCACATGCTGCCATCCTCGACAAACCCATCGATGCCGTATACCACAAACACGTTTGATGAGCATCTTGACATGGTGATGGTCTGTCATCACCTTGATCCAAATATTCCTGAAGATGTTGCGTTTGCTGAATCACGAATTCGATCTGAGACGATTGCAGCAGAAGATGTTCTCCATGATATGGGCGCAATTTCGATGATGACTTCAGACTCCCAAGCAATGGGACGGCAGGGCGAAGTAATCAGTCGGACTTGGCAGACAGCAAGCAAAATGAAACAACAGCGTGGTGAACTCGATTCCGATGGAGCTGGTGATAATCACCGAATTAAGCGGTATGTTGCAAAGTACACGATTAATCCAGCTCGCGTTGCTGGAATTGACACATACGTTGGCTCGCTTGAACCCGGAAAGCTTGCAGACATCGTACTCTGGGATCCGGGATTTTTCGGTATTAAACCAGACACAGTGTTCAAAGGTGGATTCCCAGTCCATAGCGAGATGGGTGAAGCAAACGGATCACTAATGACATGCGAACCAATCATGCAACGAAAACGTGCTGGTGCATATGGGCGTGCACGCAATGCCCTCTCGATGGCGTTTGTCAGCCAGCGCGCGCACGACCGAGGAATTGGAGATGTATATCAATTAGAATCGATGGTGATGCCGGTCAACGGGACTCGAGACGTGTCCAAAGACGACATGGCGTACAATGACTTCCAGCCAGAAAACATCGATATTGATCCACAGACGTTTGAAGTTGCGGTAGATGGAGAACCAGTGACGTGTGAGCCAGCCGATGATATTCCGCTTGCACAACGATATTTCCTCTGA
- a CDS encoding urease subunit gamma: MKLTPKDQERLTIFTAAEMARRRKARGVPLNHPEAVAYISDWVCEGAREGKSVATLREEATQLLSREDVMDGVPEMINTVQVEPVFPDGTKLVTVHDPIRAENPDQLDDVPTYDVTERGGIQS, translated from the coding sequence ATGAAACTTACTCCAAAAGATCAGGAACGACTCACGATATTTACTGCAGCAGAGATGGCACGACGACGAAAAGCACGAGGGGTTCCGTTAAACCATCCTGAGGCAGTCGCATACATCTCTGACTGGGTATGTGAAGGCGCACGAGAAGGAAAGTCAGTTGCCACACTCCGGGAAGAAGCAACGCAGTTGTTGTCGCGTGAAGATGTCATGGATGGTGTTCCAGAGATGATCAACACAGTGCAGGTTGAGCCAGTGTTTCCGGATGGAACAAAGCTTGTGACAGTACACGATCCAATTCGGGCTGAGAACCCCGACCAGCTTGATGATGTTCCGACATACGACGTAACAGAACGTGGAGGTATTCAGTCATGA
- the ureG gene encoding urease accessory protein UreG, translated as MSPDHRDVATIGIGGPVGSGKTALVQELVPILDQRGYDVGVIANDIMTQEDADRLQESFSDLLPEELISGVETGACPHTGIREDPSMNIAAVNDFVDHAPDLDAVIIESGGDNLAATFDPELADYFIFVISVAEGDDIPRKRGPGVVEGDLLVINKVDLAEYVDADVDQMLADAETVRDGPTVLTNCRASDGITAVADHIEESALFGLTGTQETI; from the coding sequence ATGAGCCCCGACCACCGGGACGTTGCGACAATCGGTATTGGCGGTCCTGTCGGATCGGGTAAGACCGCGCTTGTACAGGAACTTGTGCCAATTCTTGATCAACGGGGATACGATGTAGGTGTAATTGCCAACGATATTATGACACAGGAGGATGCTGATCGGCTACAGGAGTCATTTTCTGATCTCCTTCCCGAGGAACTCATTTCTGGGGTCGAAACCGGTGCATGTCCACACACAGGAATTCGGGAGGATCCATCGATGAATATTGCTGCAGTGAATGACTTTGTCGATCACGCCCCTGATCTTGATGCTGTAATCATCGAGTCCGGTGGCGATAACTTAGCCGCAACGTTTGATCCGGAACTGGCTGATTACTTTATATTTGTAATCTCGGTTGCCGAAGGAGACGACATCCCAAGAAAACGTGGGCCAGGTGTTGTTGAAGGAGACTTGCTTGTAATCAACAAAGTGGATCTTGCGGAGTATGTCGATGCGGATGTCGACCAAATGCTTGCTGATGCTGAAACAGTTCGAGATGGACCAACAGTCCTAACAAATTGTCGTGCCAGCGACGGAATCACAGCTGTAGCCGATCACATTGAAGAGTCTGCACTCTTTGGCCTTACTGGAACACAGGAGACGATTTAG
- a CDS encoding urease accessory protein UreD, which translates to MSSPHQSEIDPELEDEDTDASIPAAFEAYAEESLPNATPRGHGKDGTLFARFARTGSKTRLVRDRFSVPLHLTGTLSHDPLGPTACIQEPTGGVTHGDRHEITIDAIDGATAVVTTQSATKIHSMHSDYAHLDTTITVDESSYLEYLPGAVIVNEDARLLQTTEINLASTSVLLTTDIFAPDGLSAHTPFSFEHYRSQIDVYQENALTYTDVTNIEPDTASENNYPPAQFTADNRIGTLYIFAPDPLSAAPVVSDRCNCTLADLVEQIRSCIQDGSDDNPGLTAGVTRLPADAGICVRAIGETTDMLQGLFSEVRESFRQIAFDISTPTDRWY; encoded by the coding sequence ATGTCATCGCCACATCAGTCTGAGATTGATCCTGAACTCGAAGATGAGGATACAGACGCAAGCATTCCAGCAGCATTTGAGGCGTACGCTGAAGAATCGCTGCCGAACGCGACCCCTCGCGGGCACGGGAAAGATGGAACACTCTTTGCGCGGTTTGCACGAACCGGATCCAAGACAAGACTTGTTCGTGATCGGTTTTCAGTTCCATTACACCTGACAGGCACACTGAGCCACGATCCGCTCGGACCAACGGCCTGCATTCAGGAACCAACCGGTGGCGTCACACATGGAGACCGACACGAGATTACAATCGATGCGATCGACGGGGCAACTGCTGTGGTCACAACACAATCAGCAACAAAAATCCACAGCATGCACAGCGATTATGCACACCTTGATACGACGATCACGGTTGATGAATCGTCATATCTTGAGTATTTACCCGGTGCAGTAATAGTGAACGAGGATGCCCGCTTACTACAGACAACAGAAATCAATTTGGCATCGACAAGTGTGTTGCTGACAACGGACATTTTCGCTCCAGATGGACTGTCAGCACATACACCATTTAGCTTCGAGCATTACCGGTCACAGATTGATGTTTATCAGGAGAACGCGCTTACATACACAGACGTTACGAATATTGAGCCTGACACAGCATCTGAGAATAACTACCCGCCTGCCCAATTTACTGCGGATAACCGGATTGGTACACTCTATATCTTTGCTCCAGATCCACTATCGGCAGCTCCAGTTGTTTCGGATCGGTGTAATTGCACGCTTGCTGATCTTGTCGAGCAAATTAGATCCTGTATACAGGATGGTAGTGATGATAACCCGGGGCTGACTGCTGGTGTTACGCGACTGCCAGCTGATGCTGGCATATGTGTGCGAGCCATTGGGGAGACAACTGATATGCTTCAGGGACTGTTCAGCGAAGTTCGGGAGTCATTCCGGCAGATAGCATTTGACATTTCGACGCCTACAGATCGGTGGTACTAA
- a CDS encoding urease accessory protein UreE has translation MQIIESIKGNIHDDPELASTYEQHQEAGTVDYAVIDPDDRVKSRLRVTTAAGIDLGIVPGSRELQDGDVLLHEDSRMIILQFAEEEAFVIDLPEAISTDTAIKLGHRIGNQHWDLAVEGNAVYFPMEADRAIIEDVLAEVIPTAAETRTTTVDPSTFIDTTTANHEHTDDTHNHSHDTSDHHHKHDHDHTKDHDH, from the coding sequence ATGCAAATCATCGAATCAATTAAAGGCAATATCCACGACGACCCAGAGCTTGCATCGACGTATGAACAACACCAGGAGGCTGGAACGGTTGACTATGCTGTCATTGACCCAGACGACCGCGTCAAATCACGACTTCGCGTAACGACGGCTGCTGGGATCGATCTCGGGATTGTTCCCGGGTCAAGAGAACTTCAGGATGGAGATGTGCTCTTACACGAGGATAGCCGAATGATTATCCTTCAGTTTGCTGAAGAGGAAGCGTTCGTTATTGACCTCCCCGAGGCGATATCGACTGACACAGCGATCAAGCTTGGCCATCGTATCGGGAATCAACACTGGGACCTTGCGGTCGAGGGCAACGCAGTGTACTTCCCAATGGAGGCTGATCGTGCGATCATCGAAGACGTGCTTGCAGAGGTAATACCCACAGCTGCTGAGACAAGAACTACGACGGTTGATCCATCAACATTTATCGATACGACGACAGCCAATCACGAGCATACAGACGATACACATAATCACAGCCACGATACCAGTGATCACCACCACAAACATGATCACGACCACACGAAAGACCATGACCACTGA
- a CDS encoding urease accessory protein UreF: protein MITTTRKTMTTDTHNFPSLLVAFRLADSFLPLGSHTASYGIEQYLNEDRVETTTDLTSLIADYLQSMIGPTETVALACAHRTVKDDVPSELLTIDQRLHATILPAEFRKSSVTIGDRLLSVFATTDSLPPVLAEFYRRVDDEKTHGHFPVVLGALTAASGIDRQIACQLHGYMFVTDVLGAAQRIGRFGHTAIQQTLVDLFPDIAGLKQYAGAELSDLHSFAPMAEIMGMRHENAERRLFMS from the coding sequence ATGATCACGACCACACGAAAGACCATGACCACTGATACACACAATTTTCCGTCGTTACTTGTTGCATTTCGCCTCGCCGATTCGTTTCTCCCGCTCGGATCACATACCGCCTCGTATGGTATCGAGCAGTACCTCAATGAAGATCGAGTGGAAACAACAACTGATCTAACGTCGTTGATTGCTGATTATCTGCAATCAATGATCGGACCAACTGAGACGGTCGCACTGGCCTGCGCTCATCGGACAGTGAAAGATGATGTGCCATCTGAATTGCTCACAATTGATCAGCGGCTTCATGCAACTATTCTCCCGGCAGAGTTTCGAAAAAGTTCAGTGACGATTGGTGATCGACTGCTTTCCGTCTTCGCAACAACTGATAGCCTACCACCGGTTCTTGCCGAATTTTACCGTCGTGTCGACGATGAAAAAACACATGGACACTTTCCCGTTGTACTCGGAGCACTAACTGCGGCCAGTGGCATTGATCGGCAGATAGCGTGTCAGCTACATGGCTATATGTTTGTCACAGATGTTCTTGGCGCGGCACAACGCATTGGGCGGTTTGGACATACAGCAATTCAGCAAACGCTGGTTGATCTATTTCCGGATATTGCCGGGCTCAAACAGTACGCTGGTGCTGAGTTGTCTGATCTACACTCGTTTGCACCAATGGCCGAGATCATGGGTATGCGGCATGAAAATGCTGAACGACGACTGTTTATGAGCTAA